The DNA window GGCAGCGGCCACTTCCTCATCGCCGCCGCCGAACGGATGGCGACGCACCTGGCGCGCCTCCGCACCGGCGACGACCAGCCCAACACGCTCGACGTGCAGCATGCCAAGCGCGACATCATCGGCCGCTGCATCTACGGCGTCGACATCAACCCGATGGCCGTCGAGCTCTGCAAAGTCAGCCTCTGGATGGAAGCCCTCGAACCCGGCAAACCGCTCTCCTTCCTCGACCACCACATCCAATGCGGCAACAGCCTGCTTGGCGCCACACCACAACTGCTGGCGGAAGGGATTCCCGACGATGCGTTCAAGCCGATCGAAGGCGACGACAAGAAGGTTTGCGCGGAACTCAAAAAAGACAACAAGAAAGAATGCGAGGAATACCAAAGCGGTCAAGGCTACTTGTTCGAGCCGCCGTTTAAACTCGGCAATGTCGCAGTCGAGTTCGCCAAAATGACCTCTGCAAAAGACGACTCGCTTGATGCCATTGAGACTAAGCAGCAGAGGTACCAAGACCTCGTCCAAGGAGCCGACTATCTAAACGCTCGTTTTTGGGCTGATACCTGGTGTGCGGCTTTCGTTTGGAAGAAGGATGAGAGTAATCTTGGGCGACTTTGTCCGACCGAACGGAAGTTTCGAGACATTGAACGGACCCCACACAACGTTCTGCCGCATGTGCGAGAAGAAGTTGAACGACTTCGCGACGAATACCAATTTCTACACTGGTATCTTGCGTTTCCAGACGTGTTTCGTGTTCGCGATGCCGCAGAATTGGGGTCCAATGCTACCTCAGGATGGCGCGGCGGATTTTCGACTGTTTTAGGAAATCCTCCGTGGGAACGATTCAAAATTCAGGAAAAGGAATGGTTTTCAAATCGGGTTCCTAAGATCACGAAGGCTAAAAATACCGCCGTTCGCAGAAAGCTCATTTCCGAGCTTCAATTGAAGGAACCTGCTACTTTTTTTGCCTTCACTGAGGCACGGCGCCATTCCGAAGGGCAAAGCCACATTGTACGGGACAGCGATCGTTTTCCGCTCTGCGGGCGAGGCGATGTCAATACATACAGCGTCTTCGCTGAATTGAATCGCTCGATCTGCAGCCCGCGAGGGCGTGTCGGCTGTATCGTCCCATCTGGAATTGCTACTGACAGCACCACGCAGTATTTCATTCGCGATTTGATCGAAACTCGCTCGCTGGTCAGTCTATTTGACTTCGAAAATCGGAAGGGCTTGTTTCCTAAGGTTGATAGTCGGCTGAAGTTTTGCCTGCTAACGATCAACGGTGAAGCACTAGATTCGGATTCCGCGTGTGATCTGGCATTTTATGCTCACGATGTGAACGACTTGAGCGAAGTTACTCGAAGGTTTTCTCTCAAGTCTTCTGAATTTGCATTGATCAATCCTAATACTGGTACGTGTCCAATCTTTCGATCCAAAATGGATGCGGAAATAACTAAGGCGGTATACCATCGCATTCCTGCGATGGTCGTCGATGGACGCAGTCCGAAAAACTCCTGGGGATTTCAGTATCTTGAAGCAATGCACGCGTCTCATGATGCGGCATTTCTCAAGGAAGCGACTGAAACGACTTCGATTGGAATGCTGCGGTTCTATGAGGCAAAACTGTTGCACCACTTCGACCATCGGTGGGGTACTTATGTTGGTAATGAAGTGGTACAACTCGACCGCTATGACCCGAATGCGATTGTACAAACGCGTTGGATCGTTGATGAATCGAAAGGTATTCAAAAAATGGAGAGTCGCTCCTGGACTCGCTCGTGGCGAGTTGCGTGGCGAGACATCACAAACAGCACGAACGAACGAACCATGATTGCGGGGATTTTGCCTCGCGTTGCTCTTTCGCACAAACTGCCAATGACAACGTTAAATGATCCAGAAATGGTTCATTGTCTAGTGTCCTGTTGGTCTACCTTTATCCTTGATTACATCGCTAGACAAAAGGTAGCTGGAACCGCAATGACGGTTCACTATCTCAAACAGTTTCCCGTGCCCAGCCCCGACATCTATTCGGCGAATTTGGTTTTCGATTGTGACTTCCGAGACTGGATTCTACCTCGTTTTCTAAACCTCACTTTTACCGCTTGGGACCTTGAGGAGTTCGCAATTGACTTTGACTACGACGGTCCGCCATTCCGTTGGGATGAGGAGCGGCGGTTTCAGATTCGGTGTGAGCTGGATGCGGCTTACTTCCATCTTTATCTTGGCGCCGAGGAGGAATGGGGCGCCGACAATCCGACGCTCCGCGAGATGTTCCCCACGCCGCGGCACGCCGTCGACTACATCATGGACACCTTCCCCATCGTCCGCCGCAAGGACGAAGCCAAACACAACGGCGACTACCGCACCAAACGCACCATCCTCGAAATCTACGACCAAATGGCCGCAGCCATCCGCACCGGCCAACCCTACCAAACCCAACTCAATCCACCCCCCGGCCCCCCGACCGACGCCGAAGGGGAATTTGTTCCTTTCGAGAATTGGACGGAGGAGATTCGCTCACGCTATCGGGAAGTCATCCATCTCCCACGGGAAGATCAGTCGGCGTCTCATCGGAAACGGCTGGACTCAGGCGAAAAAATCTTCTTGCTGCGACTATTGCTGCGGCGTTGGGATGCTGCCGTACATCGGCACGCCCTCGAACTAGCATTGCTGTTTGCCCTTAATGATGGACTCCGTAACCGCGTGCTGAACCAGCAGCCAGCGACGGCCGGCGCCGCCAAGGAGAACTCGCAGCTGCGCTCGCTGCAACGAATGGATCGGCAATTGGCCGCGTTAGAAAAAAATGGAATCATTGTCATCGAGTATCGAAGCAATGGGCAGTTCATTCGTCAGATTGCGTCACCGGACATGGACAAACCTCTCGTGCAGTCTTTCGGGGAAAGGGTCGAGGAAGCGTTGAAAGCGTTTGCCTTCATCAAAGGCAAACGAGAGACGGATGCCTTTGATGAAGAATTTTCGGAAGAAGAAATAGAGTCGTGTCTAGCCCAGTACTGCGAGGAGAGCGACCTTGCCCAACTTGTTACTCTTTGACGACGACGCACCCGAAGTTGCCGATCAAGCCAATGGCCGTAGCGAACCGGTCATCTGGCTGCGTCGGCTGAAGATTGTTGAGGAGTTGCGGCCCGATGCCGACGTGGTTCGCGAGATCACCTTTCGCCGAGGAATGAATGTTATAGCGACGGCCATTCATCCAGGCGACCCAAAGGTTGTCACCGTCGGGCATAGTGTGGGTAAGAGCCTGCTAACCAGGCTGATCCGCTACTGCTTTGGCGAAGCCAGTTACACCGATCGGATCGAACGCGGCCGAATTTTCAACTTCCTGCCACACGGTTTTGTGATCGCCGAGATCGTACTGAAGGGCCAGCGTTGGCATGTAGCTCGCCCCATGGGACTCGACCCCGCCGTTTCCGCGTCCTGGTGCGGAGCCGAAGAGCCTGATCTTTTTGAGAGGTCCGATCGTCGTCCTTACCGCGACTTTCAGACAGCAGTCTCTGAGGCGATCATGACCGATCTGCCCAAGGTGCAGTTGCCGAAGGCCCAGCGTCGCATCGAATGGCTTGATCTGCTCGGCTGGCTCTCGCCCGACCAGCAATGCGGCCACAAGTCCCACGTCCGCTGGCGTCCTGGCGGATCTGATCCCGGAAGTCGCGGATTAACGATTGAAGACAACCATGTCGTCGTTCGCGCGGTGATGGACCTTTTGTCGCCGGAGGACTCTGGGCTCATTTCGGCGCATAAGAATTTGCTGCGGCAACAAGGTCTGTTGACCCGAGAAACGGAATTGGCCCGGGCGCTCGTCGATGCTCGAAGCAAAGACGCAATGGCAGCTGCGGGCGACCTTGCTGTCGAAATGGAAGGCGCCTTGCATGCAAGTTTGCTAGAGGGACTGGCGAAGGAGAAACGCGAGTCGCTGGAGCGACTTCTCAACGAATTCCCCGAGGATGATCCCGTCGAGAAATGGCTTGAAGGGGATAACGAGATTCAGCGAACCATCGGCGAAACGAATCAGAAGCTGGCGGCCGAGAAGACAGACTTGGAGGTTGCAGAAAACGAGTTGGAGATTCTCGAAACTGGCGAGCAGGAGTTGCTGGAACAAGCCGAACTCGGCGAATGGTGCCGTTTGTTTCTCACCAAAAAGGAAGCAATGAAAGCCGGTTGTCCGGGAAACGCACACCTCGAGCCAGGGGCGAGTGACCCGCACAAAGAGCAGCGCATAAGGGAATTAAAATCCATCATCACGAGGTGTGGCGAGAGCATTGGTTCCTTGGAAAAACAGATGGAGGAACTGGAAAAGGAAGCCGAATTTAGCCGAGAGAAACTTCGCGAAGCTCGCGAAAAAGTAGTAAACCGAAGGAGACCATTACAACAGAAAATCGAGCAATACCGCCGCATCGAAGTGTTAGCCAGTACCTTTCGTGCGGCCGACGAACACGTTGAAGGTCTCATCGGACAGCGACAGTCGCTCCGCGAGCAGATCGACGAGTCGAAGGAGAGGCGTCGTGCAGCCGACCTTCGTTATCGTACAAATCTTGAGATCATGAGCAGCCATTTTCGTTTCGCATTGTCCAGGATCATGGGCCAGAAAATGAGCGGCGACATTCGGATCAACGCCCAAGGCATTGTTCCCCATCCAAGTCCCGAGGCTCGATCCCACGGCATTGCACTCGGAACGTCGTCGCTGGTCTATGCTTTCGACCTGGCATGCCTGGCTGCGTCGATCGCAGGGCTGGGGAGCCACCCTCGCTTCCAACTCCACGACAGCCCGCGGGAT is part of the Lignipirellula cremea genome and encodes:
- a CDS encoding Eco57I restriction-modification methylase domain-containing protein, translating into MRTRSHNPFTTVSTSGLLLPVDLLTRIIEGDPDLKGLSPQDYHLRSGERLNEAASRAWNECLAAWKAFRKKLAALPASDAATTLTRDEWLLPLFQELGYGRLQAKKAIEFDHKEYPISHGWENHVPIHLLSARYPLDRRTQGVAGAATRAPYSLLQEMLNRSAQHRWGFVSNGLTLFLLRDNAALARAANVEFDLEAMMDGELYADFMLLFLLCHQSRVEIAQDGKPEDCWLEKWAQQADSQGARAREKLRDGVETAIQSLGAGFLTTKGNNALRERLRSGDLSTQDYYRQLLRVVYRLLMLLVAEEKKTENGQNLLHPPDTTPEVRDRYARFYSVSRIRSLAYQRRGTAHTDLYQSLQVLFLKLRTGYPALGIPGMGSFLFSDDSTPDLDDALLANQDLLDAFRNLCYTEDTSGRGGSYRRPVDFGNLGSEELGSVYESLLELHPNIDTDKGPFTLGTAAGNERKTTGSYYTPTSLINCLLDSALDPVVNEAIDVPDPAEAERKLLDLKVCDPACGSGHFLIAAAERMATHLARLRTGDDQPNTLDVQHAKRDIIGRCIYGVDINPMAVELCKVSLWMEALEPGKPLSFLDHHIQCGNSLLGATPQLLAEGIPDDAFKPIEGDDKKVCAELKKDNKKECEEYQSGQGYLFEPPFKLGNVAVEFAKMTSAKDDSLDAIETKQQRYQDLVQGADYLNARFWADTWCAAFVWKKDESNLGRLCPTERKFRDIERTPHNVLPHVREEVERLRDEYQFLHWYLAFPDVFRVRDAAELGSNATSGWRGGFSTVLGNPPWERFKIQEKEWFSNRVPKITKAKNTAVRRKLISELQLKEPATFFAFTEARRHSEGQSHIVRDSDRFPLCGRGDVNTYSVFAELNRSICSPRGRVGCIVPSGIATDSTTQYFIRDLIETRSLVSLFDFENRKGLFPKVDSRLKFCLLTINGEALDSDSACDLAFYAHDVNDLSEVTRRFSLKSSEFALINPNTGTCPIFRSKMDAEITKAVYHRIPAMVVDGRSPKNSWGFQYLEAMHASHDAAFLKEATETTSIGMLRFYEAKLLHHFDHRWGTYVGNEVVQLDRYDPNAIVQTRWIVDESKGIQKMESRSWTRSWRVAWRDITNSTNERTMIAGILPRVALSHKLPMTTLNDPEMVHCLVSCWSTFILDYIARQKVAGTAMTVHYLKQFPVPSPDIYSANLVFDCDFRDWILPRFLNLTFTAWDLEEFAIDFDYDGPPFRWDEERRFQIRCELDAAYFHLYLGAEEEWGADNPTLREMFPTPRHAVDYIMDTFPIVRRKDEAKHNGDYRTKRTILEIYDQMAAAIRTGQPYQTQLNPPPGPPTDAEGEFVPFENWTEEIRSRYREVIHLPREDQSASHRKRLDSGEKIFLLRLLLRRWDAAVHRHALELALLFALNDGLRNRVLNQQPATAGAAKENSQLRSLQRMDRQLAALEKNGIIVIEYRSNGQFIRQIASPDMDKPLVQSFGERVEEALKAFAFIKGKRETDAFDEEFSEEEIESCLAQYCEESDLAQLVTL